From the genome of Methanothermobacter sp., one region includes:
- a CDS encoding AEC family transporter: protein MNSFETVLSIVLMVLIGYITKTLGVLREEDAYSLNKVVVNIAIPSLIFSSIYNSKISTIITLLKMPLISMIVSLLIGIMVFSWTRIACYDNRRAWSIILPAAMVNSGFMGYPVILGVFGVSGLLRAILYDMGSVFVFLTMGVLLSFIFGNNYKRILKRTIFFPPLWGLFLGIAFNAFNLPLGLISYIIDYLSKAAIPLIMVSLGLSLDFKVIKSSLKDAVIVSTFRLLISPLLAVLIVMLFLFSGLEKSVAIIEAAMPSAMLSMVLSIENDLDINLTAACVFMSTTLSLISLPLIIAIIG from the coding sequence ATGAATTCCTTTGAGACCGTACTTTCAATAGTCTTGATGGTTTTAATCGGTTATATCACGAAAACTTTAGGTGTTCTCAGGGAAGAAGATGCTTATTCTCTGAATAAGGTGGTTGTGAATATTGCTATACCATCTTTGATCTTTAGCTCGATTTATAATTCGAAGATTTCAACTATCATAACCCTTTTAAAGATGCCTCTTATATCTATGATAGTTAGCCTTTTAATTGGGATAATGGTGTTTTCATGGACTAGAATAGCATGTTATGATAATAGACGGGCTTGGAGCATAATATTACCAGCTGCCATGGTCAATTCTGGTTTCATGGGCTATCCAGTAATCTTGGGAGTTTTTGGAGTTTCTGGTCTTTTAAGGGCGATATTATATGATATGGGATCAGTATTCGTATTTTTAACCATGGGTGTTCTGTTATCTTTCATCTTTGGTAATAATTATAAAAGGATTTTGAAAAGGACAATCTTCTTCCCTCCCCTTTGGGGTCTTTTCCTGGGGATAGCATTTAATGCCTTTAATTTACCTCTTGGGCTCATATCCTATATTATAGATTACCTTTCAAAGGCAGCCATACCCCTTATAATGGTCTCATTGGGTTTATCATTAGACTTTAAAGTTATAAAGTCTTCTTTAAAGGATGCTGTGATAGTAAGCACTTTTAGACTTTTAATATCACCACTTTTAGCTGTTCTAATTGTAATGTTATTTCTATTTTCGGGTTTGGAAAAATCTGTTGCAATTATAGAAGCTGCTATGCCATCTGCCATGCTTAGCATGGTCTTATCCATCGAAAACGACCTTGATATTAACTTAACCGCTGCTTGCGTATTTATGAGCACAACACTCAGTCTAATAAGCCTACCATTGATAATAGCCATTATCGGATGA
- the fdhD gene encoding formate dehydrogenase accessory sulfurtransferase FdhD has product MKLYKDVIAFKFDGKTAKVKERVVKDSEIHLIINRMLSRRFYVTPSNLKEFTIGYLLGEGLIDTISDIKLLDINKETINVEINLKDNLVKESVIGSDSLGGWRYKIESVKAVNSTFSIKSDELFEAFDRLVKGAKLWQMTGGAHVAALVGEDKFILAEDVSRHVAVDKIIGAGALDMVDFAETFIVYSGRMPADMLIKVARVGIPIIASNAAPTYSGYKVAVEAGLTMIGFVRDRRFNIYTHPERIKI; this is encoded by the coding sequence ATGAAATTATATAAGGATGTTATTGCTTTTAAGTTTGATGGAAAAACTGCTAAGGTCAAGGAAAGAGTCGTTAAAGATTCGGAGATACACCTTATAATAAATAGGATGCTTTCAAGACGTTTCTATGTCACCCCTAGTAATTTGAAAGAGTTTACAATAGGATATCTTTTAGGTGAAGGTTTAATCGACACCATATCTGATATAAAACTTTTAGATATAAATAAGGAGACAATAAACGTGGAAATAAACCTAAAGGATAACCTGGTCAAAGAATCTGTTATAGGATCAGATAGTCTGGGCGGGTGGAGATATAAGATAGAATCTGTAAAAGCAGTCAATTCTACATTTAGCATAAAAAGCGATGAACTTTTTGAAGCGTTTGATAGATTAGTAAAAGGGGCCAAGTTATGGCAGATGACCGGCGGGGCCCATGTGGCCGCCCTTGTAGGTGAAGATAAGTTCATACTTGCAGAGGATGTTAGCCGTCATGTTGCAGTGGACAAGATAATAGGGGCAGGTGCCCTTGATATGGTTGATTTTGCAGAGACTTTTATAGTTTATAGTGGTCGCATGCCAGCTGACATGCTCATAAAAGTTGCAAGGGTAGGTATACCAATAATAGCCTCAAATGCCGCTCCAACATATTCTGGTTACAAGGTTGCAGTAGAGGCGGGTCTTACCATGATAGGTTTTGTGAGGGATAGGAGGTTTAATATCTACACTCATCCTGAGAGAATAAAGATATAA
- the hxlB gene encoding 6-phospho-3-hexuloisomerase, translated as MIIKEAIKLIIKNIQEVLESIDEKGIEKLIETLTSSKRIFVIGLGRSGLVAKAFAMRLMHLGMNVFVVGETITPAIRKDDCLIAISGSGETSYIIKAANIAKDRGSKVVAITSYPKSTLSEIADLTVTVKGKTKIDGEQNYIKRQMKGEHHSKAPLGTLFEVSALVFLDGLIAELMEKLNKKEEDMKKMHDVFE; from the coding sequence TTGATCATAAAAGAGGCTATTAAGTTAATCATAAAGAACATCCAGGAAGTTTTGGAGAGCATAGATGAAAAAGGCATAGAAAAATTGATTGAAACCTTAACATCTTCTAAGAGAATATTTGTGATTGGATTGGGACGTTCAGGGCTTGTGGCAAAGGCTTTTGCAATGAGGCTAATGCACTTGGGCATGAATGTATTCGTAGTTGGAGAAACCATAACCCCAGCCATACGAAAAGATGATTGTCTAATAGCAATTTCAGGGTCTGGAGAGACAAGTTACATCATAAAGGCGGCTAATATAGCCAAGGATAGAGGTTCAAAGGTAGTTGCCATAACATCATATCCAAAATCAACCCTTTCAGAAATCGCAGATCTTACCGTGACAGTAAAAGGGAAAACTAAAATAGATGGTGAACAAAATTATATAAAAAGACAAATGAAGGGCGAACACCACTCGAAAGCACCTCTAGGGACACTATTCGAAGTATCTGCTCTAGTATTCCTAGATGGTCTAATAGCAGAGCTAATGGAAAAACTAAATAAAAAAGAAGAAGACATGAAAAAAATGCATGACGTTTTCGAATGA
- a CDS encoding LysR family transcriptional regulator translates to MKEKPIIGISIDGVELDYKLLEMLEWVSRTCSQRKAAKKIGITVQVFNRRILKCEDKLGFKLVKSSKSGSELTPEGAKILKKYHEYKNLLEESERILIAAGYISSQLMMALIEAYKLEAALYTCSDDEAFHLSKKCRLDLIALDDPLIAFRNNLDFIPIAYDHLALIPGDKIQKINELNNAKFVGVENSSQRLAWRILREKGIKFKITKKVKSPFQAFQIVQENPKLYTFLNASKFPGNDILKNETRHVISIIPFNERISDFIDFIFNKGQSIIQKEGFERIK, encoded by the coding sequence ATGAAAGAAAAACCAATTATTGGGATCTCCATAGATGGTGTTGAATTAGACTACAAATTACTTGAAATGTTAGAATGGGTTTCAAGGACATGTTCCCAGAGGAAAGCTGCCAAAAAAATCGGTATAACAGTCCAGGTATTTAATAGGCGTATATTAAAATGCGAGGATAAACTAGGATTCAAGTTAGTTAAAAGTAGTAAAAGTGGTTCCGAACTCACACCAGAAGGTGCTAAAATCCTTAAAAAATACCATGAATACAAGAACCTCCTAGAAGAAAGTGAAAGGATCCTAATAGCGGCCGGTTACATATCCTCCCAGCTTATGATGGCATTAATAGAAGCTTATAAATTAGAAGCGGCATTATACACTTGTAGCGACGATGAAGCGTTCCACCTTTCAAAAAAATGCAGATTAGACTTAATAGCATTAGACGATCCGCTCATAGCATTCAGGAACAACCTAGACTTCATACCAATCGCCTACGACCACCTAGCACTCATACCCGGCGACAAAATCCAAAAAATCAATGAACTTAACAATGCCAAATTCGTCGGCGTGGAAAATTCCTCACAAAGACTAGCATGGAGAATATTAAGGGAAAAGGGCATAAAATTTAAGATCACAAAAAAGGTTAAATCACCATTCCAAGCATTCCAGATAGTGCAAGAGAACCCAAAACTTTACACTTTCCTTAACGCGAGCAAATTCCCAGGGAATGACATACTAAAGAATGAGACAAGACACGTGATAAGCATAATACCATTCAACGAACGGATAAGCGACTTCATAGATTTCATATTCAACAAAGGACAATCTATAATCCAAAAAGAAGGATTCGAAAGAATCAAATAA
- a CDS encoding NADH-ubiquinone oxidoreductase-F iron-sulfur binding region domain-containing protein, whose amino-acid sequence MNFEKLVQKAKKEYYSIFRGEPPAILIGSATCGISAGANEITKVIEDEITRKNIEARIIPVGCIGSCYAEPIIGIFKNNKEGVFYGPVNKKLVKNIIKKNIIEDKVAKENILGTIQVKETGTRGSFFESDFMKLQSRRILRRCGLINPEDINHYLATGGYTGLLKTLEMGADEIIDTIKRSGLRGRGGAGFPTWLKWDLCRQSNSKEKYIICNADEGDPGAFMNRSLLEGDPHSVIEGILIGAHTIKAKKAYIYCRAEYPAALEKLEKAINDLDKIGLLDIEIVIKKGAGAFVCGEETALIASIEGRRGMPRTRPPFPTTKGLWGKPTVINNVETFAAISLIFQEGVEKFSSIGTESSKGTKTFSLVGDVKRTGLIEVPLGTTLRRVIFDIGGGIKNGGNLKAVQIGGPSGGCIPASMMDIEIDYDSLTSAGAIMGSGGLVVLSDDSCMVEIARYFLEFTQRESCGKCVPCRLGTQQMLLILDDIVQGNGNPEDVETLHEVAEAVKAASLCGLGQTAPNPVLTTLKYFREEYVEHVMNRRCPAAYCRELMHYFIDGKQCTGCMVCSKVCPGNAIVGVKDEVHFIDQEKCLKCGSCMDVCKEGAILKVPGPGGSIES is encoded by the coding sequence ATGAATTTCGAAAAACTCGTCCAAAAAGCAAAAAAAGAATACTATTCCATCTTCCGAGGAGAACCACCAGCTATCCTTATAGGTTCAGCCACTTGTGGCATATCAGCTGGAGCAAACGAAATCACAAAAGTAATAGAAGATGAAATAACCAGAAAGAATATCGAAGCTAGGATAATACCAGTTGGATGCATAGGATCATGCTATGCAGAACCTATAATAGGAATATTCAAAAATAACAAAGAAGGAGTATTTTACGGTCCAGTAAACAAAAAACTAGTTAAAAATATCATCAAAAAGAACATAATAGAAGATAAAGTAGCCAAAGAGAATATATTGGGCACGATACAAGTAAAAGAAACAGGAACGAGAGGTAGTTTTTTCGAATCTGATTTTATGAAGTTACAATCCCGTCGAATACTCCGGAGATGCGGTCTGATAAACCCAGAGGATATAAACCATTATCTTGCAACAGGAGGCTACACAGGTCTTTTGAAGACACTTGAAATGGGAGCTGATGAAATCATAGACACTATTAAAAGATCGGGTTTGCGTGGAAGAGGCGGAGCAGGCTTCCCAACATGGCTAAAATGGGATTTATGCAGACAATCAAATTCCAAAGAAAAGTACATTATATGTAACGCGGATGAAGGAGATCCAGGCGCCTTCATGAATCGTTCACTCCTTGAAGGAGATCCGCACTCTGTAATTGAAGGAATACTAATAGGAGCCCACACAATTAAGGCCAAAAAAGCATACATTTACTGTAGAGCAGAATATCCGGCCGCCTTGGAAAAATTGGAGAAGGCCATAAATGACTTGGATAAAATAGGCCTCTTAGACATTGAAATCGTGATAAAGAAGGGTGCGGGGGCTTTTGTATGTGGTGAGGAGACTGCGCTCATCGCATCCATCGAAGGCAGAAGGGGCATGCCAAGGACAAGGCCACCATTCCCAACCACAAAGGGCTTATGGGGCAAGCCCACCGTAATAAATAATGTGGAAACATTTGCAGCAATATCATTAATATTCCAGGAGGGAGTTGAAAAGTTCAGTTCAATAGGTACTGAATCAAGTAAAGGCACTAAAACATTTTCACTTGTGGGAGATGTTAAAAGAACAGGCCTCATAGAAGTACCTCTTGGCACAACCCTTAGAAGGGTCATATTTGATATAGGGGGTGGTATAAAAAATGGGGGGAATTTAAAGGCTGTTCAGATTGGGGGGCCATCAGGAGGTTGTATTCCAGCTTCAATGATGGACATTGAAATTGATTATGATTCACTCACTTCTGCAGGGGCTATCATGGGATCAGGCGGCCTTGTAGTATTATCAGATGATTCTTGCATGGTAGAAATTGCGCGTTATTTTCTTGAATTTACACAAAGGGAATCATGTGGTAAATGTGTACCTTGCCGTTTGGGAACCCAGCAAATGCTATTAATCCTTGATGATATAGTTCAGGGGAATGGGAATCCTGAGGATGTTGAGACTCTCCATGAGGTTGCTGAGGCTGTTAAGGCGGCTTCACTTTGTGGACTTGGCCAGACGGCGCCGAATCCTGTTCTCACAACCCTTAAATATTTCAGGGAAGAATATGTTGAACATGTCATGAATAGGAGGTGTCCAGCGGCATATTGTAGGGAGTTGATGCATTACTTCATTGACGGGAAACAGTGTACAGGGTGCATGGTATGTTCAAAGGTTTGTCCAGGTAATGCTATTGTGGGTGTTAAAGATGAGGTGCATTTTATAGACCAGGAGAAGTGTCTGAAATGTGGTTCTTGTATGGATGTTTGTAAAGAAGGTGCTATATTAAAAGTGCCCGGTCCTGGGGGTAGCATAGAATCATAG
- the radA gene encoding DNA repair and recombination protein RadA → MVELEDLPNVGSKTAQKLREAGFGDMMRLATATAKELSVKADIGEGVAEKIIEAARKAEKIDFETALDVMERRKDVGRITTGSKALDELIGGGIETQAITEVFGEYGSGKSQLAHELVVTVQLPEDRGGLNGEAVFIDTENTFRPERIEQIANAFELNIEEVMERIYIARAFNSSHQILMAEKVNELIQEGKDIRLVIVDSLTSHFRAEYVGRESLATRQQKLNQHLHTLQNIANTYNAAIFVTNQVQARPDAFFGSPTKAIGGHVLGHAATYRIWLKKGLAGKRIARLVDSPHLPEGECVFKITNDGIVD, encoded by the coding sequence ATGGTTGAACTCGAGGATCTCCCAAATGTAGGGTCTAAAACAGCTCAAAAGCTTAGAGAAGCAGGATTTGGGGACATGATGCGTCTCGCAACAGCCACTGCTAAGGAGTTATCAGTTAAAGCAGATATAGGTGAAGGAGTGGCTGAGAAGATAATAGAAGCGGCTAGAAAAGCCGAAAAAATAGATTTCGAAACAGCGCTTGATGTGATGGAAAGGCGTAAAGACGTTGGAAGGATAACCACCGGCAGCAAGGCACTAGACGAGCTTATAGGTGGTGGAATAGAAACACAAGCCATAACAGAGGTTTTCGGGGAATATGGGTCTGGTAAGAGCCAATTAGCCCACGAACTTGTTGTTACAGTCCAACTACCCGAGGATAGGGGTGGGTTAAATGGTGAAGCAGTATTCATAGACACAGAGAACACATTCAGACCAGAAAGGATCGAACAAATAGCTAACGCTTTCGAACTTAACATCGAAGAGGTTATGGAAAGAATATACATTGCAAGGGCTTTTAATTCAAGTCATCAAATACTCATGGCCGAGAAAGTGAATGAGTTAATCCAGGAGGGTAAAGATATAAGACTTGTCATAGTGGATTCGCTTACATCCCATTTCAGGGCAGAATATGTGGGGAGAGAATCCCTTGCAACGAGACAACAAAAGTTAAACCAGCACTTGCATACTTTACAGAACATTGCTAACACTTACAATGCAGCCATTTTCGTAACTAACCAAGTCCAAGCACGTCCTGATGCTTTCTTCGGGAGCCCAACAAAGGCAATAGGGGGGCATGTGCTTGGACACGCAGCAACTTACCGCATATGGTTGAAGAAAGGTTTAGCTGGTAAGAGGATAGCGAGATTAGTTGACAGCCCACACCTACCAGAAGGTGAATGCGTCTTTAAAATAACTAATGATGGTATAGTAGATTAG
- the nuoE gene encoding NADH-quinone oxidoreductase subunit NuoE: MQRLKKILKSYHGKREDIIPLLQDVQEEYGYLPENALRELSKVTEVSESQIYGIATFYAQFRFKPKGRKHLTVCTGTACHVKGSEQIIEAIQRRLKIKEGETTPDHEYSLEAVGCIGCCSLAPCAMINGKVISRIKPRQIKRLLPQKS, encoded by the coding sequence ATGCAAAGGTTGAAGAAAATATTGAAATCCTATCATGGTAAAAGGGAAGATATTATACCATTACTTCAAGATGTCCAAGAAGAATATGGGTATTTGCCAGAGAATGCTTTAAGAGAACTTTCAAAGGTTACGGAGGTTAGTGAGAGTCAGATTTATGGTATTGCAACGTTCTATGCGCAATTCAGATTCAAACCAAAAGGTAGGAAACATTTGACAGTTTGCACAGGCACCGCATGCCATGTAAAAGGCTCGGAGCAGATAATAGAAGCTATCCAAAGACGCCTCAAAATAAAAGAGGGAGAAACCACCCCAGACCATGAATATTCCTTGGAAGCTGTAGGATGCATCGGTTGCTGCTCACTCGCACCATGTGCCATGATAAACGGAAAGGTAATATCAAGGATAAAACCAAGACAAATAAAAAGACTACTCCCACAAAAATCATAG
- a CDS encoding OB-fold nucleic acid binding domain-containing protein, producing MKREILDEYEKIKDKISKEEFLKQLEERKKEYDVGFIDDVDIAHMIVGEYLNQENKPLSEREYKIADIAEMEGADRNLKIIGRVLRISNIRSFINRAGKEGKVANVLLADETRKIRAVFWTPNIKLLKKFKEGDIIQIEGFQVRGGFAGRKEIHLQPRATIKVLDPEDHPNIPEYKEEITPIAEIKEEDEEVNIIARITRISRIRTFERNGREGKVASMELKDETGKITYTLWNRDTELIKNLPLKEGDAIKVLGAQTRKREGEVYLTHHGLTRIIKGDFKVPEVEEKILKIGDLHEKRDVNVIGLVTKIHDKINFERADGTTGSLRSLEIMDDTGAVRVTLWHEDADLDIKKGDIIKIEGGNVEFDNYTSSYRINTNWNTRIIINPEEDTGLIKVLKEYKEHLKPAKISSILEMEDEGEEVDVIGRILSLGDPREFQREDGVGILRSMELADDTGVIRVTLWDDKATTSLKVGDAIKIENARIRMGLYDIELSVGKTARIMKPLPEDMEDLPSMEELEDVIYTTKKIDEIEEDDRRIKIIGRVIDLYEPREFQREDGVGILRRMELADDTGVIRVTLWDDKADTPLNIGDAVKIENPRVRYRNENLELSLGRNSQIEVIKGEVKDLPSFEEIEEMVYPYKSIGDLDEGSENVKISGELTDLYGDRIVSYRCPRCNTRLDVSEENICNFCGEVIDEPRHLLIIPGRIIDETGEIRITFFGREAEKLLGMKTEEVVDVISKTGDEGALHDKVEDLNGVHVTVIGNANFDEYNEELRFNPKKIVDIKF from the coding sequence ATGAAAAGGGAAATATTGGATGAATATGAGAAGATAAAAGATAAAATTTCAAAGGAAGAGTTCCTAAAACAACTTGAAGAAAGAAAAAAAGAATATGATGTAGGTTTCATCGATGACGTTGACATAGCTCATATGATAGTAGGCGAGTACTTAAACCAAGAAAACAAACCATTATCAGAAAGAGAGTATAAGATCGCTGATATAGCGGAAATGGAAGGAGCTGATCGGAACCTTAAAATTATAGGTAGAGTCCTTAGAATATCGAATATAAGGAGTTTCATCAACCGTGCCGGTAAAGAGGGGAAAGTGGCGAATGTCCTATTGGCAGATGAAACCAGAAAGATAAGGGCAGTATTTTGGACACCTAATATAAAGTTACTCAAAAAATTCAAAGAAGGAGACATAATCCAAATAGAAGGTTTCCAAGTGAGAGGGGGCTTTGCAGGTAGAAAAGAGATCCACTTACAACCTCGCGCCACAATAAAAGTATTAGACCCTGAAGATCACCCAAACATCCCAGAATACAAGGAGGAAATAACACCCATAGCCGAAATCAAGGAAGAAGACGAGGAAGTTAACATCATAGCTAGGATAACCCGCATATCAAGGATAAGGACCTTCGAAAGGAACGGTAGGGAAGGCAAAGTTGCATCAATGGAACTAAAAGACGAAACAGGAAAAATAACTTACACACTCTGGAACAGGGACACGGAACTTATAAAAAACCTCCCCTTGAAAGAAGGTGATGCAATAAAAGTACTAGGAGCCCAAACAAGAAAAAGGGAAGGAGAAGTCTACTTGACGCATCATGGACTTACAAGGATTATAAAAGGAGACTTCAAAGTCCCTGAAGTGGAAGAGAAAATATTAAAGATAGGAGACCTCCACGAGAAAAGAGATGTGAACGTAATCGGCCTCGTTACAAAAATCCACGATAAAATAAATTTTGAAAGAGCTGATGGGACAACAGGATCCTTGAGATCTCTTGAAATAATGGATGATACAGGAGCCGTTAGAGTAACATTATGGCATGAAGACGCTGACTTAGACATAAAAAAAGGTGACATAATAAAAATAGAAGGTGGGAATGTTGAGTTTGACAATTACACATCATCCTATCGCATAAACACAAACTGGAACACTAGGATAATCATAAACCCTGAAGAGGATACGGGACTCATAAAAGTCCTAAAAGAGTACAAGGAACATTTGAAACCTGCGAAGATATCCTCAATATTGGAAATGGAGGATGAAGGCGAAGAAGTTGATGTGATCGGCCGCATATTATCATTAGGAGACCCCAGAGAGTTTCAGAGGGAGGATGGTGTCGGTATACTCCGGAGCATGGAGTTGGCAGATGACACAGGCGTCATAAGAGTCACACTATGGGATGATAAAGCAACCACATCATTAAAAGTGGGAGATGCTATCAAAATAGAGAATGCTAGAATTCGCATGGGCCTATATGACATCGAATTAAGTGTGGGTAAAACCGCAAGGATAATGAAACCCCTCCCAGAAGATATGGAGGATCTTCCAAGCATGGAAGAACTTGAGGATGTTATTTACACCACCAAGAAAATCGATGAGATAGAAGAGGATGATAGAAGAATAAAGATTATCGGAAGAGTCATCGACCTTTACGAGCCTAGGGAGTTTCAGAGGGAGGATGGTGTCGGTATACTCCGGCGCATGGAGTTGGCAGATGACACAGGCGTCATAAGAGTCACACTATGGGATGATAAAGCAGACACGCCCCTCAACATAGGTGACGCTGTGAAAATAGAAAATCCCCGTGTAAGATATAGGAACGAGAACCTTGAACTTAGTTTGGGTCGGAATTCCCAGATAGAGGTTATTAAAGGAGAAGTTAAGGATTTACCCAGTTTTGAGGAAATAGAGGAGATGGTTTACCCATATAAGAGTATAGGCGACCTTGATGAGGGGTCAGAGAATGTGAAAATTTCGGGGGAATTAACAGACCTCTATGGTGATAGGATAGTATCATATCGTTGTCCAAGGTGTAACACGCGTCTTGATGTCAGCGAGGAGAATATATGCAACTTCTGTGGCGAGGTAATAGATGAACCACGCCACCTACTCATAATACCAGGTCGGATCATTGATGAGACTGGAGAAATAAGGATAACATTCTTTGGAAGGGAAGCCGAAAAATTGCTCGGAATGAAAACAGAAGAAGTAGTGGATGTGATTAGCAAGACAGGTGACGAAGGAGCTTTACATGATAAAGTTGAGGATCTTAATGGTGTGCATGTAACTGTAATAGGGAATGCGAATTTCGATGAATATAATGAGGAGTTAAGATTCAATCCCAAAAAGATTGTAGATATTAAATTTTAA
- a CDS encoding CoB--CoM heterodisulfide reductase iron-sulfur subunit A family protein, with translation MAEEKKEEMEEPRIGVYVCHCGVNIAGVADIDEIRDYAATLPNVVVARDYKYYCSDPGQLEIQQDIKELGLNRVIVAACSPRLHEPTFRRCVEEAGLNPFLFEFANIREQNTWVHMNEPEAATEKAKDLVRMAVAKARLLEPLETSKVSVEDKALVIGGGVAGIQAALDLADMGFKTYLVEKRPSIGGRMAQLDKTFPTLDCSMCILSPKMVDVGKHENIELITYAEVKQVDGYIGNFKVTVEKKPRYIIEEECVGCGTCVEVCPIEMPNYFDEGIGMTKAVYIPFPQAVPLCATINKDYCIECNLCDEVCERGAVNHDQEPEEIELEVGTIIVATGYDPYDPTEKLEYGYGKYTNVITGIELERLINASGPTEGKVLKPSDGKKPKRIAFLHCVGSRDEQIGKPYCSRVCCMYIMKNAQLIKDKAPETEITCYYMDIRAFGKGFEEFYKRSQEQYGIKFIRGRAAEIIENPDLTLTVRAEDTLLGKTTEYTYDMVVLGVGLTPPEGIEDLRKTIGLSKSADGFLMEAHPKLRPVDTLTDGVYLAGVSQGPKDIPDSVAQSSGAAARAAIPMVKGEVEIEPIVAVTDLDICGGCQVCVELCPFGAIEIKDDQANVNVALCKGCGTCVAACPSGAMDQQHFRTKQIMAQIEAAFREPAK, from the coding sequence TTGGCAGAAGAAAAAAAGGAAGAAATGGAAGAACCACGAATTGGCGTCTACGTTTGCCACTGTGGGGTGAACATAGCAGGAGTAGCTGACATTGACGAAATAAGAGATTATGCAGCAACCCTCCCCAACGTAGTCGTAGCCAGAGACTACAAATACTACTGCTCAGACCCAGGACAATTAGAAATACAACAAGACATAAAAGAGCTAGGACTGAACAGGGTCATAGTTGCCGCATGCTCACCCAGACTCCACGAACCCACATTCAGAAGATGCGTTGAAGAAGCAGGCCTCAATCCATTCCTATTTGAATTCGCGAACATAAGGGAACAGAACACATGGGTTCACATGAACGAACCAGAAGCAGCAACAGAAAAAGCTAAAGACTTAGTAAGGATGGCAGTCGCCAAGGCAAGGCTATTAGAACCACTAGAAACTTCAAAAGTCAGTGTTGAAGACAAAGCACTGGTCATAGGAGGGGGAGTAGCAGGTATACAAGCAGCCCTAGACCTGGCTGATATGGGATTCAAAACATACCTTGTCGAGAAAAGACCAAGTATTGGAGGTCGAATGGCTCAACTAGACAAGACATTCCCAACCCTGGACTGTTCAATGTGTATCCTTTCACCGAAGATGGTGGACGTAGGTAAACACGAAAACATAGAACTCATTACCTACGCAGAAGTCAAACAAGTGGACGGTTACATTGGAAACTTCAAAGTAACAGTCGAAAAGAAACCAAGATACATTATTGAAGAAGAGTGTGTAGGCTGCGGTACATGCGTAGAAGTATGCCCAATCGAAATGCCAAACTATTTCGACGAAGGCATTGGAATGACCAAAGCCGTCTACATACCATTCCCACAGGCAGTTCCATTATGCGCCACCATAAACAAAGACTACTGTATAGAATGTAACTTATGTGACGAAGTCTGCGAAAGAGGCGCTGTAAACCACGACCAAGAACCAGAAGAAATAGAACTAGAAGTAGGTACAATCATAGTAGCAACAGGCTACGACCCATATGACCCAACAGAAAAACTAGAATACGGATACGGCAAATACACCAATGTAATAACTGGTATAGAACTCGAAAGGCTGATCAATGCGTCCGGGCCTACAGAGGGTAAGGTACTCAAACCATCAGATGGTAAAAAACCAAAGAGGATTGCCTTCTTACACTGCGTGGGTTCCAGGGACGAACAAATCGGAAAACCATACTGTTCAAGAGTCTGCTGCATGTACATCATGAAAAACGCCCAACTAATAAAAGACAAAGCCCCAGAAACAGAAATAACATGCTACTACATGGACATCCGAGCATTTGGTAAAGGATTCGAAGAATTCTACAAACGATCACAAGAACAATATGGTATAAAATTCATCAGAGGAAGAGCAGCCGAGATAATAGAAAACCCAGACCTCACATTAACAGTAAGGGCAGAGGACACCCTCCTCGGCAAGACAACAGAATACACATATGACATGGTCGTCCTAGGCGTCGGATTAACACCACCAGAAGGAATAGAGGACCTTAGAAAGACTATAGGATTATCAAAGTCTGCTGACGGCTTCCTAATGGAAGCACACCCAAAACTCAGACCTGTTGACACCTTAACAGACGGAGTATACCTAGCAGGCGTATCACAAGGTCCAAAGGACATACCAGACTCAGTAGCACAATCTTCAGGTGCAGCGGCCCGAGCAGCCATACCAATGGTCAAAGGAGAAGTGGAAATCGAACCAATAGTTGCTGTCACAGACCTTGACATATGCGGTGGATGCCAAGTATGCGTAGAATTATGCCCATTCGGTGCCATTGAAATAAAAGACGACCAAGCAAATGTAAATGTTGCCTTGTGTAAAGGCTGCGGAACATGTGTAGCCGCATGCCCATCAGGTGCAATGGATCAACAACACTTCAGAACAAAGCAGATAATGGCACAAATCGAAGCAGCATTCAGAGAACCGGCAAAATAA